The following coding sequences are from one Bacteroidales bacterium window:
- a CDS encoding site-specific integrase — protein sequence MNITPKINTHYIRKDGKHQVRLAITRNSERAYFNTDFNVFANDWDEKKHKAKDKRENADTINFKINEKSNEIEKFLIDKPELSLKTALKLFSQGTIHGKGLSFIEFVQNFINDCEKGKYKREKGTIKNYKGTLNHVKDFDVNVKAFDFTTLNKDLYDCFTFYLRSEKKLAENSVGKIIKNIKSFINEAIEQGITNTTEHRKKYFKKPSEEPDTIYLNTEEIEIISNLNLSKHPHLSDERDRFIISYYLLLRYSDSITINEGNIFKQDGQYFFRKQPQKTKQHNNEVVVPVKPIVLEILKKNEFNLKANTNQEANWKLKEIGKLAELDIPVEVNGKTFKKYELITTHTARRSGATNLFLQKVPVKIIMDLGGWKTEKSFMLYIRADKIESAKMAADYEFFK from the coding sequence ATGAATATAACCCCAAAAATCAATACACATTATATCCGTAAGGACGGAAAACATCAGGTACGTCTGGCTATAACCCGAAACTCCGAAAGAGCTTATTTTAATACCGATTTCAACGTTTTTGCTAACGATTGGGACGAAAAAAAACATAAAGCTAAAGACAAGAGAGAGAATGCCGATACCATTAACTTTAAAATCAATGAAAAGTCAAACGAAATCGAAAAATTTTTAATTGATAAACCTGAATTATCATTAAAAACCGCTTTAAAACTATTTAGTCAAGGGACAATTCATGGCAAAGGGCTTTCTTTCATTGAATTTGTGCAAAATTTTATCAATGATTGTGAAAAAGGTAAATATAAAAGAGAAAAGGGAACCATAAAAAATTATAAAGGCACGCTGAACCATGTAAAAGATTTTGATGTTAATGTTAAAGCATTTGATTTTACTACGCTTAATAAAGATTTGTATGACTGCTTTACTTTTTATCTGCGTAGCGAAAAAAAATTAGCCGAAAACTCTGTGGGTAAGATTATAAAAAATATTAAATCCTTCATAAATGAAGCTATTGAACAAGGTATAACAAACACAACTGAACATCGAAAAAAATATTTCAAAAAACCCAGCGAAGAACCCGATACTATTTATCTTAACACCGAAGAAATAGAAATTATTAGTAACTTAAATCTATCAAAACACCCTCATTTGTCTGATGAAAGAGACAGGTTTATTATTTCTTACTATTTGCTTCTGAGGTACTCCGACAGCATTACAATTAATGAAGGAAATATTTTTAAGCAGGACGGACAGTATTTTTTTAGAAAGCAACCTCAGAAAACAAAGCAGCACAATAACGAAGTTGTAGTTCCTGTTAAGCCGATTGTTCTTGAAATATTAAAAAAGAATGAATTTAATTTAAAGGCAAACACAAACCAAGAGGCAAACTGGAAGCTGAAAGAAATAGGAAAACTTGCCGAATTAGATATACCTGTTGAAGTAAACGGAAAAACTTTTAAAAAGTACGAGTTAATCACAACTCACACTGCAAGGCGTTCGGGAGCCACGAATTTATTCTTGCAAAAAGTTCCTGTAAAAATAATTATGGATTTAGGCGGATGGAAAACAGAAAAAAGTTTTATGCTTTATATTCGTGCTGATAAAATTGAATCTGCTAAAATGGCTGCCGATTATGAGTTTTTTAAGTAA
- a CDS encoding tetratricopeptide repeat protein codes for MKKIIFFILLAFIFISFDNPRSKYFEYYYKKSLEAANKGNASASIYYADSAISFISNIDSIYSLKANAYYMLGRPNQAIEQCEIALNLNKKNDYAYFIKGLSISLKNAYSDSLYDLIKRYKKDKEWFKENILNRYNSSSLENGNYVLIDYGLAIKYIDTCLLLNPAYINARMFRGLFYQYLNNYEKAIPDFDTCIKQDTNKIRRSWYYDYIGTCKEKMGLNEEARDAYTMGIFFNPKSGLLYEKRGMLYNNVWFDREYACKDLQKAMLYGRYIDSIEKYCSPSEYDFVSRMHGPKDWRHDYKYYCCPQIKFNPQKDTLIDIEIVPGVKEKMLDLKKSYVDSIEKSRIVTP; via the coding sequence ATGAAAAAAATTATTTTCTTTATATTACTTGCATTTATATTTATTTCCTTTGATAATCCAAGAAGCAAATATTTTGAATATTACTATAAAAAAAGTTTAGAAGCTGCAAATAAAGGAAACGCTTCTGCTTCCATATATTACGCTGATAGTGCAATTTCGTTTATTTCAAACATTGATTCAATTTACTCACTAAAGGCAAATGCTTATTATATGTTGGGCAGACCAAATCAAGCAATAGAGCAATGCGAAATCGCACTAAATTTAAACAAGAAAAATGATTACGCTTATTTTATAAAAGGACTTTCCATATCATTAAAAAATGCTTATTCTGATAGTTTATATGATTTAATTAAACGATACAAAAAAGATAAGGAATGGTTTAAAGAAAATATATTGAATCGTTACAATTCAAGTTCATTAGAAAATGGAAATTATGTTTTAATTGATTACGGTTTGGCAATAAAATACATAGATACCTGCCTGTTGCTTAATCCGGCATATATTAATGCACGAATGTTCAGGGGTTTGTTTTATCAGTATCTTAATAATTATGAAAAAGCAATACCCGACTTCGATACCTGCATTAAACAGGACACAAATAAAATCCGAAGGTCTTGGTATTACGATTACATAGGAACATGCAAAGAAAAAATGGGATTAAATGAAGAAGCGAGAGATGCTTATACTATGGGTATTTTTTTCAATCCTAAAAGTGGTCTTTTATACGAAAAACGTGGAATGTTATATAATAATGTTTGGTTTGACAGAGAGTATGCCTGTAAAGATTTGCAGAAAGCAATGCTGTATGGAAGATATATTGACAGCATTGAGAAATACTGCTCGCCAAGCGAGTACGATTTTGTTTCGAGAATGCACGGTCCTAAAGATTGGCGACATGATTATAAATATTATTGTTGCCCTCAAATAAAATTTAATCCGCAAAAAGATACATTAATTGATATAGAAATAGTACCAGGAGTTAAAGAAAAAATGCTTGACTTAAAGAAAAGTTATGTTGATAGTATTGAGAAAAGCCGAATTGTAACACCATAA